The DNA sequence AAAGGCGGCGACCTCCTTGTCGAGACCAATTATACGAAAAGCCATATTTCAATATCGGTCAAGGATACCGGCGTCGGTATGACTCCTGAACAGCTGCAGAAGCTCGGCGAGCCTTATTATTCTACGAAAGGCTCAAAAGGGACCGGCTTGGGGATGATGGTTGTATTCAGCATCGTCAAAGCTATGAAGGGAACAATCAAAGTCGAGAGCAAAGTCGGGGCAGGCACCACCTTTTACTTTTCTTTCCCTGTTTTCAGCCCTTCTGCCAAAAATGAAAGATTTTAGAGGAGAAGCAGATTCTTCTCCTCCTTTTGTATTCCCTTCTTAGAATTTCTCCCCATAGACTTCAATATGGAGTCTCCGGATATGCGCTTCAAGAAGATCCCTTCCAGCAGGAAATATATCAATCCATTTCAGTCTGAAATACAATGATTTATAAAACATCATCAAATTGGTCCTGAGATGATAATAGGCGTTTCCATCACTTTTGCTTTTTCTGGTGTCCTCCTCGTATAGAGACAGCTCATTCAATTTATTGGCCAAGGTGTTTTCATTTGATTTTTCAAAGATAGCCGTGAGCGGGAAAACGAGCCGTTCGGGTTCATCATCAGTATAAACGCCGTCGTTCCTTGATACACAATGAAAAATCACATCCATCCCCTGTAAGAGCAGCTGCTCGCTGCAGGAGATAACCGGGTGGCGGACGAGCTCATTTAAGAGGTCTGCTGCATGAGCCATGCTGTGTGCCCAGCCCTTTTCTTGCACATACCCCCGAAGGTCTTTTTCTTTCTTCATATATTCCAATGTTTTTCCATATGTATACTGAACTGTTTGATCGGAAAGAAATCTCTCTGCAGCATCTTTTTGAATAACCAATGCCAGCACCAGGGAAGAAAAACTGCGGGTAAACACGCTGTCATCTCCCTCTGCCCCGAGATGGTAAAATAAATGACTGTCATCCTGGCAGACGGCAAGGATTTTTTCAAGCATTATATGTGAAAAGCTGCCTTCTCCAATAAGCCGGGCAAAACTGGAGTAAATCAGCTGATCCCGCAGACATGGATCAGCTGATCCAATTTCTTCAAGCATAGCTTTTGCCAAATTCATTAGTTCCGATTCTGTTAGTGCAGCATCATATAATTCTTCTAATCTCTCCTTAAGCTTATACGATTTCTCCGGCGCACTTTCTTTGAAAGCCATACTTCTTCCTCCTCAATTTTTCATAACAGTAAAGATTCGACTCCAGGCCTTCCGCTTCCTGCTGTTAAGCATGAAAAAGCAGCGCCGGCATTCAGCGCTGCTTTCTTTTCATTTTCTTTGTGCGTACATCATATTCTTTACTTCTACAATTTTGAATTTCCTCTCAAGATTTGTAAGCTGCGGAATCAGGTCAGTGATGCAGTCTGCATAAAATTCAGTGCTGATGAATTGGTCCTCACGGTTTTTATATACAATTTTATATCGGTTCATGCAGCTTCCTCCTGTTGTATGGGTTGTACTATTCTGTTCCCGTTTTTCTGCATGATTGAAACCATCAATCTTCAACCTGGATAATCTGGTCACGGTCAGCCTTCTTCAATGTATAAAGCCTGTAGGCATGGCTGATGATGACCTTGATGATTGCATAGGCAGGAACAGCGACGATCATCCCGATCAGACCAGCAAGATTGCCCGCAACCAACAGGATCAGGATAATGGTAAGCGGATGGACATCCAGCTTTCTCCCCATGATGAGCGGAGAAGATACATTTCCGTCTATTTGCTGGACCACTATCACCACGAGAATGACTTTCAGCGCCATAAAAGGCGACATAGTAAACCCTACGATGACTGCCGGGACTAGGGCTAGAAATGGCCCCAGGAAGGGAATGACATTTGTTAACATGGCCACAATAGCCAGAATAAGAGAATAATTGATTCCAATAATCAGATAGCCGATATACATCATGACACCCACAATGAAGCTGACGATTGCCTGGCCCTGTATATAGGAGCTGAGGGCTTCATCCATATCCTTTAGTATTTTCCTTGTCTCTGCAGCCTGGAAATACGGCAAATATCTGACCATGCCCTTTGAAGCCCCTTCGCTGTCCTTCAGGAGATAAAAGACAATGAAGGGCACTGTTACAATCACGGTTACAACACTCGTGACGATGCTGAACACGCCCGTCAGGCGGGAGCTTAAATCCGAGAAGTTTGATTTGAAATATGAACTCATCTGTTCTGTAATATAGTCGAAGGTAATATAATCGTTTTCCTGGAAACGGGAAAACCATGCGCTGTTCTGAAGCTCATCCGCTTTGTTTCTAAGCCCCTCTATATATTGCGGGTAATTGTCCATCAGATCTTTGAACTGGCGCTGCAGCTCGGGCCCCACAAAGTACACAAGTGCGGCTGTCCCTCCAATGACGATAAGGTAGATCAAGAGGATGGAAACAACCTTTGGAACCTTTTTCCTGTTAAGGAAATAAACGATGGGGCGCAGCAGATAATAAATAACCCCCGATATCAGAAAAGGCATAAATAGAGTTTCAAAGAATATTTCAATCGGTGTAAAAATAAAATCGATTTTCGTTGCGAGGAAGATAATAACCATCACAATAATAATTCCATAGCCGATTTTAAACCATTTAGAGCTTGGCAAAGTATCACATCACTTTCATTATGTATAAAAGACTTATACCCTCTCTTTCATTTCATCATTCATCCGTACTCTAACTTCTGACCATTCATTAAATAAAGCCAGATTCTTTTAAGTAATTTATACATCTACCCTTTTCTCCATCAAATATGCAGCCTGTGTCTCAAAAGCCACGCCCATTATCAGTGATACATGATAACCTAGAGCCATGTATAAACAACATAAACGAGATTGGTTAATTAAAATAAGAAAAGCCAGAAAGCTGACCCAGGAGACCGTGGCTACTAAGGCGTTCATCGACAGGGCTTATTATGCACAAATTGAGAGCGGGGTGAGGAATCCCAGTGAGGAAATCAGGCAAAAGATTGCCCAGATCCTGAACTTCCACTCTTCTGCCTTTAATGCGGATGATGAAAGTCCTTTCCGTTATGCACTGGAGGCTGCACCCATGATCATCGCTCATTGTGACATGGATTTAAAATATACATGGATTTTCAATTACCATCCCTTATTCCCGCCTGAATCTCTCATAGGGAAACGGGACGATGAGCTGGGCCTTGGGATAGGGGGACAAATGTATGCACAAATGAAAAGAACTGTCATAGAAAAACAGATTTCGATCCGAAAAACAGTCTCCTTTTCACTTCCGGACAATTATCTTTATACATATATGATCTTTGCCCACCCACTCTTTGACAGCACAAAACAAATCATAGGTGCTGCCACCATACTAACAGAGCTGTCCAAAATAACACTGACAGAAGACACTGATGCACCATCCGGATAATTTCTGTACACAAAAAGGGCGAACCAGGACGGTTCACCCTTTTCTAATCATTCTTCCTCAAGGCTCTCAATGGCCTGCTTTACATTTGCAAAGGTCGGTACAGAGGTAAGATCGATTCCTTCTGTAACAGCCTGCTGCGCAAGATCCGGCCGGACCCCTGAAGCGATTGTATTCACCCCTACTAGACGGAGTACACTACGGATATCAAATACATACTTTGCGATTTGGGCGTCTATATTGACAGTGCCGGAAAAGTCCATGATCAGGCATTCTATCTGCAGTTTTTTAATTTCCGGCACCACTTTTTCCATAATCAGCTTGGCCCTGTCATAATCAATTGAGCCAATCAGCGGAAGAACAGCAATGCCATCTTGTATGGGAACGACAGGAGCAGTCAGTTCATTAACCTCATCCCGTGCCTTTTCCAAAAGTAATCCGGAAAATCGTTCAAAAGCAAATACAGTTTCATTGATGCTGATATCCAGAATCAAATTCACCTTTTTTATCAGCAGTACAACTTCGTCCATGCCTAAATCAAATTCTTTTCCTATACTGGTCACTTTGTCGATAAACACTTGCCTGGAATCAGGATAACGCATTAAGATGTCCGAAATGCGGCCGCCGTTTTTTGCCTGCCGCTCTCCATTCTTCTTGCTCCAATCCAGCAATCCGTCAGGCATCTTCTCAGTTTCGGACACAATGGACTCCCCAATAAACTTCATAAAAGATTCATAAGTCTTTTTGGCATTCTGAATTTCTTCCTTTGGCACCTCAAAGTCAAATTCCTGAACAATGCTATCCACCAATTCATCTGCCAGTGATTGTGCATAGGTCTTAAAATATGAAGAAATTTTGTCAAATGGCTTCATGTGTCGATTCCTCCTAGTTACGATGTCTCTATTATATCGCATTATAAAGCATGGGACATCATTCAGAGATAATTAGTTGATGCAGGACCTGCAGAAATGTATTCCAATAAGCTTTACAAAGAGGTTTTTCAAAAACTCCCTGTAATGTGAGAAAAGCTTCACAACGTTTCTTCCCAGTAAAACAAGGGAATGATAGAGGTAATTCTATTAATCTACTGGAGGAGAATATTCATGAATAATCAATTGATTGGCGGCTATGATTCGATCGAGGAGCTTACGGAAGCACTCTCTTCAGCTAAGGACAACGGCTATAACAGCAGAAAGCTGGTAATCGTTTCAAAGGACGGATCCAATATTGAAGCACTTGCTGAAACATACGGGGCCATTGCCAAAATCATCGGCTCACAGGAACTCGGAAACCAGCGCTTTCTGGATTCCGCTAAAGCCTTGTTTTTAGGTGCAGATCCGGGAACCAGCTCAGGTATCCACTCAAACGATGAGTACGCGAGCTATGGTGCAGCTGATAAAGATGCAGAAGAGTTTGCGCAGAGGGTATTTGACGGGCAATATGTCCTGTTTGTTGATAACACCATTGAAGAAGATGAACTGCTTCGCCCTTCCCATGAAGGGAACCAGCTTGGAGATACTCCAGGAGATGAACCATCTGCCAGAAGGGAAGGATATTGATCGGAAATCCCGGCGTTTGCCGGGATTTCATTTTTTATTGGATCCCCGTACGATAGGACAATTCACAACTCTGCTTCCAAAGAAAAAAGCCCCCTGTTTCCAAAGGGAGCTCCCCGTTCCTTAAATGACCAGCTCACGTCTTTCAAGATAGCGGTCAAGTTTTCGTTTAACGCGCTGGAGGGCGTTGTCGATTGATTTGACGTGAGTATCCAATTCCTCAGAGATCTCAATATAAGAGTGGCCGGCAACGTATAGATCGAGAACCTTCCGTTCCAGATCGCTCAGCTTCTCGGCTATTTTCTCTTCGATGTCTGCAGTGTTCTCCTGGTTCACAATCAGAATGGCCGGATCTGTAACCATGGTTCCCGGGAGGATATCCATGAGTGTGTGCTTGGATTCATCTTCATATATCGGCTTGTCCAGTGAAATATAGGAATTAAGCGGCATTTGCTTCTGGCGGGTGGCCGTTTTTACAGCGGTGATGATCTGCCTTGTAATGCACAGCTCAGCAAACACTTTGAATGAAGCAAGCTTGTCCTCCTTGAAATCACGGATGGCTTTATATAGCCCGATCATGCCTTCCTGAAAAAGATCATCTTTGTCTCCGCCGATCAAAAAGAATTTGCTCGCCTTCGCCCTGACAAAGTGCCTGTATTTTTTCATAAGATATTCAGATGCCATACCATCCCCATTTTGAAAAAGGACCACCAGTGTTTCGTCTTCATAGTTTGAATAGTCTTCTATCAGTTTTACTGCGATGCTTGCACTCACTCATATCCCTCCATCTATCATTCTGAGTCTGAAGTTTGACTGACAATACCATTATTGTTTTTTCTAAAAAGTCCGTCTATTAACTTATTTCTATCTTAAACCATTTTCCGCCTAAAAGATATGAACAAATAGCGAGCTTTCTTTACAAACTATGACACTCAGTGAAGCACAGGCAGAAGATTGGACGTCTATTGCTGTGGATTTAAGCTGGCTGCATGGGATGCTGTCGAAAATTTTTATGTATACAGCATTAAATGTGCATCACCATCTTGTCTTTCACTTTCGCCGCACCGCCTATTTCCAGTCTTTCAATTTCCCCTGAATCATCTGCGGCTGATAGATTTGCCTTTATGATAGAGGGCAGCCCCATTGTTTCTCCCTGGTGAAAAAAATGCGGGCCGGCTGCAATTTTTTGATGATGATAAAGATAGCCGCATAGAGCGCCGCTGGCAGTTCCTGTCGCACTTTCCTCTGGTATGCCGGCTGCAGGAGCAAGATTGCGGCAGACTGCCGCAGGACTGCCTTTTTCATTGAAAGCAAACAGATGATACCCTATTGCCTGATACTTTCTGCTGATCTCAGCCACCCGCACGAAATCAGGCCGGATCGATTCCAGAACATCACGGGAACGGATAGGGACCATAATGTCCGGAAGGCCGGCAGAAACAATCTGGACCGGAAGACCTTCAGCAAGATCATCAAGGCTGATTCCCAAGGAAACTGCAGCCTCTTCTGGAGGAAGAGCTGTTCCCATTTTCGGAAGAGGCTGTTCAAGGAAGATCTCTCCCGTGTCACTCGCTCTTGCTTTAAGAAGGCCTGCATGACATTCAAATGTGTGCTCTCCAGGGGGAATCCTGCCTTCCTTGACAAGCAGATGGAAGGAGGCGACAGTAGCGTGTCCGCAAAGGTCGACTTCGTTCTCCGGTGTAAAGTACCTCAAGGATATTTCACCTGCTCTTGAACGGCTGATAAATGCCGTTTCAGAAAATCCCGCCATTGAGGCAACTTTCTGCATCTGGACGGTGCTCAGGCCATCTGTGTCGAGAACCACTCCTGCCGGGTTTCCTCCCTTATTGTCCCTGCAGAATGCATGTACTATATAGACGTTTACTTTCATATAAAAGTTTCCTTCCTTTCCATTATAAAAGCCGCTTCCTGTGAAGAAAGCGGCCTTTTTTCTGTTATGCCTGCTGCAGATCCCCTACGAATTGGTCTATGAAATGCTGCGGGTTGAGTTTTTCGCCGGTTGCTTTTTCTATCTTTTCATTCCAGTGGAGGGCCGCTCCCGGCTTGAAAAATTCTTCTAGCAGATAGCTTCCTGCTTCTTTAGAAAGAATATCACCCTTCAGATTTTTCTTGATATGCTGTTCCAGCTGTGAGGTTGTAAGTTCCCCCAACAGATAATTTTGATAGTATACAGGCACAAGGGTAAAGTGGATCTTAGCTGCCCAGTGCGGGATATCCTGATTTTCCGGCGGATTCAGGAATTGGACCTCTTTGACGATTTTCCACCAGAGACGGTTCAGATCCTGGTCCGGATTTTCATATAGTTCTTTTTCAAACAGCGAAAAAGTGATGAACCAGCGGGCTGAAATGAGCATCTGCCTTCTGAGCGCCAATTTCAGCTCGCCAGCCAGTTCTTTTAATTCCTGCTCATTAATGCCGAGGAATTTCCCCAGCCACTCCGGATTCCGGCCCATCCGTCCGTAAAGCATCGCAATCGCTTCAGTCGTCAATGTATGTGCCGGTGCTCTGAGAAGGAAAGGAAGATCTCGGTCAATATATTTGAAATATACGGCATGCCCGAACTCATGCAGCATGGTGGTCGACCAGTAGTCACTGCTGCTGTTGTTGCACAGGACCCTTACGTCCCCTTCCCTGTCGATGTCTGTACAAAATGCATGCTGATTTTTCTTTTCCCGCGGATAAAGATCGCTGTTTTCCAGCATATCCCCTATCTCCATTCCCATGGAAGCAAATGTAGCAGCTGTCAGCTCCTCCAGATTCTTCCCTTCATAGTAAGAATCCAAGTTCAGTGCTTTAGAAGGAGGCGCTTCCTGAAAGAATGGATCCGCATAATGCCAAGGCCTGATTTCATCTATTGATATGGAAAGGCGTTCTGCAATTTCCTCATCCATTTCCCGCTTCAGCTGATGGAATGGTTCATCCGAAATTTTCTTCAGCTCATCGAAGATAGCAAAAATAACGTCCCTGTCCAGCTCCTGGAGTTCAAAGCTCATTTCATGAAAATTTCTGTAGCCAAGCTTCATGGCTGTTTCGTTCCTTAATTTCACAAGGTCAATTAGCTTCTTTTCGACTTTGCTGCCAATTGTCTTGCTTGCATGCCAGGCCCTCTCACGCAGCTCGTTATCCTTGCTATCTGTAAGGATTTTCCTGATATCATTTTCCGACACTTCCCTTCCATCCAGAACGGCTCTGTATGTATTGAAGACACCTACTAACTCTGAGCTTCTTACAGAAAGTTCCTTAAGTACATCTGCGTCAAGCTGATTTTTTACCATGCTGTTCTTCAGCAGCTGCAGCTGCCTTTGTTCAAGCTGGTTTAGTTCCCCGCTTTCGAGGAATTCCTTTACCTCTTGAAATCTTTCAGAATCTGATAAGTAGAGGCTGACCTCCGTCTGTGCCTCAGCTGTCTTCCTGTTCCATTCATCTTCTCCAGTTGTAGAAGCTTTCCATGAAGCTTCAGCGCGCTTTTTCTGGAGCTTTTGCAAGGCTTCGTTTTGCTTTTGTAAAAACTGTTCTGCTGTCATGCTTTTTCCTCCTCTGGTTTTCGGACTTATTATATATTCTTGGCATGACAGCAAAAACCCTGTTTCTCTGCGTAAAAATTTCGTATACCGAAATTTTTATTTGCTGAAAGCATTGACTGCTGCAAGCATGATAAAGGAAATGCCGATCATGACTGCCGTCCAAAGCCAGGCCATCTCCATATTGCCCGAGTCAATGGCAAAATAAATGGCCGTCGGAATCGTTTGTGTTTTGCCGGGAATATTGCCGGCAAACATCAGTGTTGCCCCAAACTCCCCAAGTGCTCTGGCAAAGCTGAGTATGGCTCCGGCTGCCAGGGCTTTGGCCGACAGCGGCAGTGCTATATAGAGAAAAACCTTCACCTCTGAAGCTCCATCAACTCTTGAAGCATCCTCTATTTCCTTCTCGATCGTTTCAAAGCCTGTCTTTGCAGACTGGTACATCAGAGGAAAGGCGACAACACTGGACGCGATTACGGCTGCCAGCCATGTAAATATAACCGGCTGCCCAATAAAGATTTCTATCGCTCTCCCAAAGAATGACTGCTTTCCAAACACGATGATCAGCAGGAATCCGACCACTGATGGGGGGAGTACGAGAGGCAGGAGGAGGATGGTTTCTATAAGCGGCTTTCCTTTAAATTTTTTAAATGCAAGCAATCTTGCCAGAAGAATGCCTGCAGCAAAAACAATGGCCAATGAAATGGCAGCCACAGAAATCGACAGCCGGACGGGCGACCAGAAATCTTCCGTCATCCTACCCTTCTCCGGCTATATTCAACTAGTTTCATTATTTTAATGCCCCCTGTATTTTCTGCTAGATTCATTATAGCCGAAAAATGAAGGCGATAAAGGGATTTTGCTTTCTGTCTCTTAAGATTTAGAGGTATTCTTTTTATAGTTTTCAGCCGAATTTGCCAAAATAAAAAAGGACAGGCAATTGCCTTGTCCTTCTATCCATTATTTATGGAAGCTTTTTAATCTTATCTTCAATGCTGATGCGATCTTTGATAGCCGGGATTTCTTCAGGGTAGCCAAAAGCGATGATGCCGACTACTTCGCTCCCTTCCTCAACTCCGAGCACTTCCCTCGCAGCCTTTGAAGCACCAAGAGAACACCAGAAAGTCCCAACTCCCTCATCCCATGCCTGCAGCATGAAATTCTGGATAAAGCATGCAACGGCAGCTGTATTTTCAACTGTCTCCAGATCTGTTTTTCCATGCTTGACTGTGACGGCCATCACTTCCGGCGCTCCGCCAAAATCTGTTTTATGCTTCAGCTTTCCGCGTGTCTCCGGGCCGGCAAAAATAATATCCCAAGGCTCAGTCATTTTATGGTTGGGAGCAAGGCTGGCCGCTTGAAGCCACTTCATGAACAGCGCCTCATCCACTGGATCTGCTTTAAACTTTTTAATTGTTCTTCTAGTGGTAACCAATTGTTCAATATTCATTACAGCAAGCACCTCATCAATAATGATAATCATTTTCGTCAAGTTTATTATAGCAAATAATTCCTCTGATTAGAACCATAAAGCAAAAGCCCCGTACTTTTAGCAGCAGGGCTTTTGCTTTCGGAGGTATATACTTTATAGGTATGCAGCGACTTGGACAGTTATTCTAAAATTCTGCGGACCTTTGTGGCCTAGCTAGATGTTGTTATTTTTCACACTTCTGCTGTCATCCTGCTCACCATCCCACACTACACCTGCCGGCATCGCCAGAAAAACCCCGTCAGCAGACTGCTGTCCAAATCCCTGATTTTTCTTTCCATTCACGGCTTTGTTAACCGTAATATTCTGGCCAAATACTATGCCATTACCATGATCAGAACTTCTTATTGATGTCTTGCCTATGGTTACACGCGCAGGATAGAACATGCTTTTCCCCCTTTTCTTCGCAACGCCCGTTTATCATAAATTATGCTGAGCTGAATATACTTAGAAGCAAACAAAGGGGGAGATATAATTGCCGGCTCCTGCGCCATTTATCAATATCAACATCTGCGCAATCAAGATCAATTCTTTCGAGAATGCTTCCGCTGTCAATATCGGCCAGAACCTTCTTGCCGAGTGGCATAATTCGGATAAAAAGAATCAGGGCTACGGACAGAATTTTGGGGATGCAAGCGGATTTATCGGTACAAAGGGAATCGTTGATGACCGTGATCAGCTTGACTCCAATTCGACCTTCGATTCTGCGAGAATTCCAAATCTGTAGGGAGTGATGCCAGTGATATTTGCCCCCATGGTGGTAAATCTTCTCGCCTTAAAGGTCAATGTGCTTGACCATGCTTCTATTGTGAATATGGGGCCGAACCAATTTATCGACCAGTTCATCTCGTATAAGAGAAACCAGGGATTTGGCGAACAAAATGGAGACGTCTCGCCTGTGAATATCCCTATATCCTGGATTGCCGATCCTGACCTGAATGATTCCAACTCAGTGAAAAACAGTGTGATATAGAAAAAGCCCGCTGGAGCGGGCTTTTTCTTATGATTCTTTCTCCTGATGGCTGGCCAGGCTTCCAATATAGGCCAGCTCATCTGCCGAATAAGCATCTGCACCGCCATCCAGGATTTTTCGGACGTCAGACAGGTTTTCCTGAAGAGACACCGATTGCCCTTTTTGGCCTGTAAATGCTTCTGCTGTATAAAAAGGCTGGGTCAGATAGGCTTCCAGCAATGCCCCGCGCTGATACCCCAGTGTTTCAGAAGATGGAAGCCTCTTTATTCCCCCGGCTTGGACAAGCGCCTTTAACTCCTTATATCGGCGAAGGAGCTTTTGCGCCTTCTGCTGGATGGTCAGATGGGCCTGATCCAGATATGCCCCCTCAAGGACAGATGAGGCAGAATAAATAGGATTCACGGCAGGATATAAATGCCTGGCAGCAAGGTCGGCATCAAACTGCCATAAGGTTTCCAGCGGCCCGTAAGGAAATTCTTCATCTACTGCCTCCCCTTTTAAATCGAGGAGGAAGGTCGTTACTGATCCCGGACCGCCAGCATCCAGCCTGCCCTGCAAATCATGTATGGTTCCGTTTACCACATGTGCTCTGTCAGCAGCAAACAGAACATCTTGATTTTTTGAATGGTCAGTGAGAAGTTGGTATGCGTCCTCAATGGTTGCGGCAGAAAAATCGGTGTTGATCAGAATATCCTGGAGTTCTGGATACTCCCCTTCCGGAATGAGCAGGATTGTCTTGTAGCCTTCCTTCTTCAGCCGGAAAAATATCTCTGTCAGGAGGACAAGCTGCCCCATTCCCGGCCTTGCGACAAGACCGGCTGTCCCTCCTTTAGCCAGTGGTGCAAACAGATCGAGCGCCTTGATCTTCGTTTCAATCATCTCTGCCTTCTCCCCTCTAATGATCAAATCATCCAGGCTGCATTCTGCCAGTTCAGCAAGCGCAGCAATTGTCCTGACCTCTGCCCTTCCTACAGGGATCTTGCCGGTGCATAAATTGGAGACTGTAGCCGGACGAAGTCCGACTGACTTGGCGGCTGCAGTTAAATTCGGGACTTTTCTCCGAAGCAAGGCAACATTCAGGCTTAAATTTTCCAAATATTCCACCTCCTTCTTAAGAGTAATATAAATTACTTTATAAAGCAACACAAACTTACTTTTAAAGGTAATTATAATTACTACGAAAACAAAATAAGAAGGCTCTCGCCTCCTCAACTCAGATAAAGAATCATATGGTCTTCGTCATAATAGTTTTCACCAATTTTCAATGCCCTTTTTTCAACACCATATACAGTAAATCCAAATGACGCATACAGCCTTTTGGCAGGCTCATTCCCACTTTCAACTGAGAGGGTGACCTGTTCTATATTATGGTCACCAGAGGCTTCAGAAAGAGCAGCTTCAATCAGCTTCCTTGCAGCTCCCCTGCCCCTATATTCAGGCTTTACGTACACGGCTGCAATTATGGCCCGATGCTTAAGCTTTAATTTAGTCTCCTTGATCAAAGCTGCCGTTCCGGCCAAAGCTCCTTTCTCAAATATGCCAAACTCTGCAGAGAGACCTGAGGCAAAACGCTTGGCGTAGAAATCGGCAGGGTTTCCGCATTCTTCTTCATAACTGGAAGCAAATGCTTCCGGTTTATTTTGCAGTGCTTCAAGCCGCAGCTTTTTGTATT is a window from the Bacillus infantis NRRL B-14911 genome containing:
- a CDS encoding ATP synthase subunit B — translated: MENLSLNVALLRRKVPNLTAAAKSVGLRPATVSNLCTGKIPVGRAEVRTIAALAELAECSLDDLIIRGEKAEMIETKIKALDLFAPLAKGGTAGLVARPGMGQLVLLTEIFFRLKKEGYKTILLIPEGEYPELQDILINTDFSAATIEDAYQLLTDHSKNQDVLFAADRAHVVNGTIHDLQGRLDAGGPGSVTTFLLDLKGEAVDEEFPYGPLETLWQFDADLAARHLYPAVNPIYSASSVLEGAYLDQAHLTIQQKAQKLLRRYKELKALVQAGGIKRLPSSETLGYQRGALLEAYLTQPFYTAEAFTGQKGQSVSLQENLSDVRKILDGGADAYSADELAYIGSLASHQEKES
- a CDS encoding GNAT family N-acetyltransferase; its protein translation is MIIRKLLAEDAEEYKKLRLEALQNKPEAFASSYEEECGNPADFYAKRFASGLSAEFGIFEKGALAGTAALIKETKLKLKHRAIIAAVYVKPEYRGRGAARKLIEAALSEASGDHNIEQVTLSVESGNEPAKRLYASFGFTVYGVEKRALKIGENYYDEDHMILYLS